The genomic stretch TAAATAACATAAAATAACAATCAAATGGTATTCGGTTGCTACAAATGTGTAACCAGTTACACCAACTTCATACACTTTTCTTCAACTTATTTGACTTATTTTGATACCTAACATTTGAATTACTCAAAAACTTTTAACATGTTGCTCACCGATTCGAAGGCAAGTCTCAACCTATCTCCTTACATAATTTATAATTTCAAAACTATTTCATTCATtgattttttttgtgtttgaattaaaaaaaattgaaattgCTAGATTTAGAGTTTTAGGTATTGTTAAGTGAATTTTTTACCCAAATAATCcaatttttcaaaagaaaattcCAGAATAACCCACATTTCAGATTAATTCTCAAATTACCCACTTTCTAAAAAAATGGTCAAAGCACAGGTGTCAGACCAATTGGAGCATGCTCTCTAATTTAAAGAGGTGACGCTAATTAGATTGGCTTCTGCACCTAGTGTTGGCAATCCAATTGGCGCTTATGTGTTATTTTTAAATGCAGTCGCCAATTAGATTGGCACCAGTGTGTATTGTGTAATTTTTCGTATAAATAGATGTGTAGTGGGTTCATTTTTCCATATCTCTTGTAATATTTCAAACATGGTTCGCCTTCGTCGCCACCAAGGGAAAATGATTTATTCGAGAGAGAAACCTCTGATGGAGATGTTGTTCGAGAGAGAAGTCTCataattatatggcttggtacatatcgGTTGGATTTGAGTTTCTCCCCGAGGATATGTACCAGTACGATCCAGGCCAAGTCACTTACATCCAAGAAGCTTCAACATCTAACCCCCCACAAAATCACCAGACCGATTACTCACAACCCCTACCCAACAATATTATCGGCCCACAAACGGACATACCTATGACTTTAACATGTcaaacacccaaccacaataccaagaaCATACCCCGTACCACTGCCAACAAGAAGATCATTATCAAGACACCCAACATCGATATGCCCCCAAGATATCACCTTACCATGGCCGTCATAGCCAAAATACTCAGTGATCATATGCAACAACCAGATGCCTCTCAAACACCACTACCACATTTCAACATTTCCCCAACAaatcattcacaccaatgtcaACCTTCAATCAACCTGGTCGCATTCCAATTACTCAAACACACCCCCACTACTCTAGCATGGGTCACAAACTCAGCTATGGCGGTAACTCTTCATTACATACACAGGATTACGTAGAATTGTCTGAACTTCTTAGGGAATCTGTTGCAGGTAGTGGTGTTATTCTTGGGTTCTCAAATCCTCAAACACATGTGGTGAATCAATAACGTGGGTTAGGATCACGTGTTAGGGTAACTATGGGATGTGGAACCGAAGGTTGGTTGGGTCATTCAGGTCAACGACAGTAGTATTTTTGATTTTCATATGTAAACGCAACctaatattaatattattattttcGATTTCGACTTTATATAACATGTcaattattaattaaaaaaattacacaatacacactggtgtcaatccaattgacgaCTGCATTTAAAAATAACACATAGACGTCAATTGGATTGGTAGCACTAGGTGCAGAAGTTAATCTAATTGACGTCGCCTCTTTAACTTAAAGAGCATACGCTAACTCATCTGACGTGAGTTCTTCAAAGTGGaatattttgaaaaattatttgaaatatagatttttttttaaaaaaaaattaaaaatatgaattattttgattaaaaattcttgtttttatttttaaaagtttaTTTTTACGTTGTAAATAAATATTGTTAAAAGTTTAATTTGACGATGATAATAACTAAAATGagtattttaaaaaatttaattaaacATTACTTAGTCAGAATAAAAACTGTCATGTCATAAATTTTCTGAGAAAATCCTCGtggtttttttaccgagataacccagtttttcgaaaaaaatcccaaaatactccagttttcagcaaaattcccaatctaccccacttttaggaggaggcaccaattgaattggcgactcctcttaaaaattgcaaggaggcgccaattcaattggcgactcccttaagaaaagcctcaaatgacaaaacctccaacatgaaagttgtagatcttttcaagacaatgaatttggacataaattttgcatcatttggattttttatgagaaagttatgggcagttgaagttggacttctgagtttttcaactgttatctgacctataatgttttgtattgtcgcatgtgtttcttttagagttatgaaattttttccaacataaaaattgaagtagacatcttaaattttccaatgcacttggtcccacctcaaaataattaaaaatgagtgagttaggtccttgcgaagttgaccccatgcttgtagcaaaacagcacatccagaaaatgtagatgtgtctttgtgggagtttttgcacaacgaactatagagataggctagacaagcgGATCCCCAATTGTAACTActtattctatctacatgtctaagtagaggtaagtacataatatgcatgctagaaccactaccttcgggaagtaaaaaggatcctattaacaacataatgtaacacctagtttgtattattcgagcatcttcggtagaatgctcatctaaatataaactattataaaatgactttaggcgtgagagtagtataccttgacctctagcattatcatctaacaaatcagttTCTAAAAGCTGtggacctaactcactcatttttaattattttgaggtgggaccaagtccattgcaaaatttgagatgtctacttcaattgttatgttggacaaaatttcataattctaaaagaaacacatgtgataatacaaaacattataggtcagataacagttgaaaaactcagaagtccaacttcaactgcccataactttctcataaaaaatccaaatgatgcaaaatttatatccaaattcattgtcttgaaaatatctacaactttcatgttggagattttgtcatttgaggcttttttaagggagtcgccaattgaattggcgcctcctcttaaaaattacacatagacgccaattgaattggctagggcaggtgccctagccaatccaattggcgcctccttgcaatttttaagaggagtcgccaattcaattggcgtctcctcctaaaagtggggtagattgaAAATTTCGCTGAAAACTGAGGTATTTTAggaattttttcgaaaaactgggttatctcggtaaaaaaaccaATTCTCGTATATAATGGCAAgtatttttttttcaaaaactAACAAAGAATTATATTGACTAACATTGATgtatttaaataataaaaagTAATTGAgtaaataaaaaatcaaaaatgaaataaacatttaaatTAATAGATCACGAGTCTAATTaagttttgttttgttttaattaagCTAATTTTAATACCGTCAAATCAAATGTATGTTTGATAAAAAAGCCTAGTGACGGTGACATTTTTTAAAACTTTATTGAGTGCTTGTTTACTTACAATGCCGGTAAAGCAAGTTTACTTAAATTGTTCGACATTCAATGTTTTTCACACTTCCAGAACATAGTCAACGTAATAACACTAATAATATCATCAAACCTTGATCTCCGTTGAAATTGAAGTTAAGAGACATACTCCATCTCAAAATTATTTTGATACAATTTTCTTTTTTAATAAAAATGTGTTGTCTAATTAAATTAATGCTTTACTCAAGAAACTAGTGGGTGATTTGTCTTTGAACAATAAGTTACaaataataatgataaaaatCTCAGGAAAGAATAATTAGTGACCATAACAACCATCCATTCCACCCACCCAATTGTGAACCCTTTAAACTTTATTTTTTTTTAGTGGTTTGACGAAGTTGGGCAGATATCCATATACCGTTCCAAATCAACTAGGTAAAAGATTCTAAAAGAACATTATAAGTTTACCTATATTTAATTTTCTAACTCTCAGCTCTCAAATTCTACATCGACTTGTTTTGTCCTTAGCTACTACACTATGACTAACCAAAACACAATTCTCTGTGAATGGAGTGTAAGAAAACATATATTTGTGTGTAAAATTTCGTAGACAATACGGCGATGGTTGTGTACAAGTCGTCTTCCGATAGGTGCTGCCGTCCCCTAAGGATTAGTTGAATTAAATAAATCAATTCCAACGGCTTTGTAATATGCGTTTTCTGCACTTGCCATCCGACTCTGGAACATTGTCCACTCCTTTCTACACCTCTCCCTCACCTAGCATCAACACCATGAAACCATCAACACATATTTTTATAACTTAATCCATTATAAGTTTCTTGGTTAATTAAGACAATTATTATGTGGGAAGAGAATCATGGAAGCAAGCAAAATATCATGAGGATAGATATAATTGATTAAGAGCCCATAGAGATTAGGATGTCAAGCTGAACAGTATGAAACATGCATAACATACCCCCTGCCATGGCGCTTGCCCAGAAGTTGATTCTCCCTACCAAAGCGCAAAAAAACAAATAATCACCTTAGTTCTGCAATATGAGAACAAATTATAAAGACTAACAAGAATCATCGTGGAAACCAAATTACCTGATTCCCTAGTGAGGGGATACTTTGATGAATAATCCATTGAGAATCAACAACTCCTATCTTATCATGGGCCGGCTACATGACAGAGCAAACGTACTTGAATTAATGTTAAAGAACATATAGAAATTTCAATAAAAAGAAATTAGACAAATTAGTAAAATAAGGAACTGACTCACCTCAACACATTTTCTAAGAGCAAAATCAAGACCCCACCCATGGACCAAGTCATTCTGAAGAACCCACAAGGTTTATAAACATTATTAAATTATAGAACATCATTGAATGTTTAAACAAACATTAAACAACTAAACAATGTATATTAAAAAAAAGAGTAGACTTCAAACCTGAATCATATGCCACACACAGCGCCATGCATCACGTGAAAACACTGGAGCCATAATCTCAACGAACCTGCATGCATAGCACAATCAGATACACCATGGTATAGGTGGATAACACAATGATAATGCCAACTGATACTTACGCTGCACAAGGTGGCAGATGAGGATCACTGCACCATCCTGGTTTCTCCTCTGTTTctctaataaaaataaaaataaacaatcaaTGCATTCTTTTAGATAACAAGCACCGGGAAGAAAGTGGGGATTGAACTTTTGTCATTCTTACTTGTGAACTTCACGATCACCTCTTCTCTTTGTCATTTGCCATGTCAGACCACTATTGGGTTCCAAACCAGGCTGTGAAATTTCCAACCCATGCTTCCTCACCAGTCTTAAGTATCTGCAATTGAAATTAGAGGAGTACATCAAACCTTTTGAGTAAAACCAGAAATGAAACCTTAGCAATTCATGGATTTGATTTTCATTCCCTGTCAATGTGACAATTCTTTACACTTCCATTTTGccttttaaaaaaaatatatttctACACTATCATCTAATCACATATTAACAAATCATTTAACAAGTTTGACCATAAgagcaattaaaataaaaaattaaaatggtTAAACAAAGAATTAACATATAATCGGTTGATAGTGTGAAAACGTGAAACAACAATATCAAAACTAAATTCGGAACGTGTTACTCACTCCTCTGCATTAAAATGCTCAACACCCAGATCTTCATCCCACATAAAAATATAGTCATATGGTGCCACAATGTCAGGATGCAGAAACCGTTTGGCATACCACCTAGGAGAGAAAACAATCAAATTTTTAATATCGTGACATAATTGAAAATTTGAAACGGAAAaatgtttttgtttttggttAGGCCAACAAAATTAATGGTAGAAGTCAACGAATAAATTTTCATACATATTCATCAT from Lathyrus oleraceus cultivar Zhongwan6 chromosome 7, CAAS_Psat_ZW6_1.0, whole genome shotgun sequence encodes the following:
- the LOC127105000 gene encoding uncharacterized protein LOC127105000, which gives rise to MGTSARSSTNRKPNESMRLVLTTFAGILFGFFIGISYPTLTTKLNISSNLLPSIDVSSIEDEYESGNARSFMENNSSDSSKYQLLNDTLKIWIPSNPRGAERLPPAIIEAESDFYLRRLWGQPSEDLTSKPKYLVTFTVGYDQKHNIDAAVKKFSGNFTILLFHYDGRTTEWNEFEWSKQAIHVSVRKQTKWWYAKRFLHPDIVAPYDYIFMWDEDLGVEHFNAEEYLRLVRKHGLEISQPGLEPNSGLTWQMTKRRGDREVHKETEEKPGWCSDPHLPPCAAFVEIMAPVFSRDAWRCVWHMIQNDLVHGWGLDFALRKCVEPAHDKIGVVDSQWIIHQSIPSLGNQGESTSGQAPWQGVRERCRKEWTMFQSRMASAENAYYKAVGIDLFNSTNP